From the Oscarella lobularis chromosome 13, ooOscLobu1.1, whole genome shotgun sequence genome, one window contains:
- the LOC136194704 gene encoding deoxyribonuclease TATDN1-like: MLSKLSMAVRRFIDIGANLTDPVFRGTYRGKKAHPDDLDQVLKRARDHGVDKIVVTGGSLEDSQSALDLAKSAVVVEKDGISMPQLYSTAGCHPTRCQDFVRHPAGPDRYLDALLELIKSNGEKIIAVGECGLDYDRLHFCPKDVQLTFFEKQFQLAEATRLPMFLHSRSAHDDFYDILKRHRDSIRGGVVHSFTGTPDEARALVDLDLYIGINGCSLKTNANLLTAASIPSEKLMIETDAPWCEIRPSHAGYRHVATRFGAATRKKERWEAGCLVKSRNEPVAIVQVLEILAAVRNEEASRLAERIYRNTIDLFFADL, translated from the exons ATGTTGTCAAAGCTCTCCATGGCAGTTCGTCGCTTTATCG ACATCGGCGCAAACTTGACAG ATCCGGTATTTCGCGGAACGTACCGAGGCAAAAAGGCCCATCCAG ACGACCTGGACCAAGTTCTGAAAAGAGCACGTGACCACGGCGTAGACAAG ATAGTTGTGACGGGCGGATCCTTAGAAGACAGCCAAAGTGCCTTGGATTTAGCAAAGAGCGCTG tcgtcgtcgaaaaggacGGAATTTCCATGCCGCAGCTCTATAGCACCGCCGGATGTCATCCGACCCGATGCCAGGACTTTGTTCGGCATCCCGCTGGCCCCGATCGATATCTCGATGCCCTCTTGGAACTAATAAAGTCGAACGGCGAGAAGATAATTGCGGTCGGCGAATGTGGACTCG ATTACGACCGTCTGCACTTCTGTCCTAAAGACGTTCAGCTTAC ATTCTTCGAAAAGCAATTCCAATTGGCCGAAGCGACGCGGTTGCCTATGTTCCTGCACTCCAGGAGTGCTCACGACGATTTCTACG ACATCCTCAAGCGGCATCGCGATTCCATTCGCGGCGGCGTTGTGCACTCGTTCACCGGCACGCCGGACGAAGCGCGAGCActcgtcgatctcgatctCTACATAGGAATCAACGGCTG CTCCCTCAAAACGAATGCTAATTTATTGACAGCGGCTAGCATACCAAGCGAGAAGCTCATGATTGAAACGG ATGCTCCGTGGTGCGAAATTCGTCCGTCGCACGCCGGATATCGGCACGTCGCGACGCGATTCGGCGCCGCGACGCGGAAGAAGGAACGCTGGGAGGCGGGCTGTCTCGTCAAAAGCCGCAACGAACCGGTCGCGATTGT TCAAGTTCTCGAAATACTCGCCGCCGTACGAAACGAGGAAGCGTCGCGCTTGGCTGAAAGAATCTACCGAAATACTATTGACCTTTTTTTCGCTGACCTCTAG
- the LOC136194705 gene encoding elongation factor 1-beta-like, with protein MGFGDLRSDSGLRALNDYLKDKSYIDGFVPSQADVVVFSALAGPPDWEHVHARRWYNQIASYGDEEKKQFVGVKKDLAEYGPLKTESAAANDDDDDDDDDDDVDLFGDDDEDDEERERIKEERRQKYAEKKSTKPAVTAKSNIILDVKPWDDETDMAELEKKVRSVATDGLLWGSSKLVPVAYGIKKLQISCVVEDDKVGTDFLEDSILEFDDFIQSVDIAAFNKI; from the exons ATGGGATTCGGCGATTTGCGTAGCGATTCGGGCCTTCGCGCACTCAACGACTACCTCAAAGACAAGTCGTATATCGACGG ATTCGTTCCCTCTCaagccgacgtcgtcgtcttctcggcGCTCGCCGGTCCTCCCGATTGGGAACACGTTCACGCGCGACGCTGGTACAACCAAATCGCCtcgtacggcgacgaagagaagaaaca ATTTGTGGGTGTGAAGAAGGATCTGGCCGAATACGGACCTCTGAAAACGgaatccgccgccgcaaatgacgatgatgatgatgatgatgatgatgatgacgtcgatttgtttggagatgacgacgaagatgac GAAGAACGCGAGCGCATTAAGGAAGAGCGTAGGCAAAAGTACGCCGAGAAGAAGTCAACGA AGCCAGCTGttacagcaaaatcaaaCATCATTTTAGATGTGAAGCCTTGGGACGACGAGACAg ATATGGCTGAGTTGGAGAAGAAAGTTCGTTCTGTGGCTACTGATGGTCTTCTGTGGGGCTCAT cTAAATTGGTTCCAGTTGCGTATGGGATCAAGAAGTTGCAGATTAGCTGCGTTGTCGAGGACGACAAAGTCGGAACGGATTTCTTGGAAGATTCCAttctcgaattcgacgatttcattcAGTCGGTCGACATTGCCGCTTTCAATAAGATCTGA
- the LOC136194703 gene encoding probable serine carboxypeptidase CPVL — MGLFTLLAALALLFLRFEVDGGMLRRDYGFERLDTEGNVGDRLFLTPYIKSGQTEKARSLSRVQGLLQPDIESYSGFFTTDEKYGSNMFFWFFPAQSGDPNAPVLLWLQGGPGATSLFGLFSEIGPLALTADLKAIHMNVTWNSQYALLFIDNPVGVGFSFTGSQEGYATNEEDVAMGLYSCLTQFFQVFSDYQKNDFYLTGESYAGKYLPAIAYKIHTENPSATVKINLTGISIGDGFCNPGEMVQAYAEYLNQIGLIDSKQALYFAMQADLAASHIKNGDYHTAFDIFDFLMNGDIYPYSTYLANITGGINYDNYLETLAPADMGYYWKYVNLDTTRLAIHVGNQTFDGGVMCEKMLINDVMASNVPWIETVFSSYKTLLYNGQLDIIVAAPLTTRFLGHLEWNGRNAFDVAPRSVWHSGNDVAGYAKTVNVTGQPLFHHVILRNAGHIVPHDQPEWALDMLTRFIEEKPYN, encoded by the exons ATGGGTCTGTTCACTCTTCTGGCGGCGTtagctcttctttttctccgcttcgAAGTCGATGGCGGCATGCTGAGACGAGACTACGGGTTCGAAAGGCTCGATACCGAAGgcaacgtcggcgatcgGCTTTTCTTGACGCCCTATATCAAGTCTGGACAAACGGAGAAAG CGCGGAGTCTGAGCCGAGTACAAGGCCTTCTTCAACCTGACATCGAAAGTTACTCCG ggTTCTTCACAACTGACGAGAAATATGGAAGCAACATGTTTTTCTGGTTCTTTCCCGCACAA tcaGGAGATCCAAACGCACCCGTTCTTTTGTGGCTACAAGGCGGCCCAGGAGCGACGTCTCTTTTTGGATTGTTTTCCGAAATAGGTCCACTGGCACTTACAGCTGATCTCAAAG CAATACACATGAATGTCACGTGGAACTCCCAATACGCCTTGCTTTTTATAGATAATCCG GTGGGAGTTGGATTTAGTTTCACTGGGTCACAAGAGGGCTATGCAacaaatgaagaagacgtagCAATGGGCTTATACAG ttgccTTACGCAGTTCTTTCAAGTTTTTAGTGACTATCAAAAGAATGATTTTTATCTTACGGGAGAG TCCTATGCTGGAAAGTATTTGCCGGCTATTGCGTATAAAATTCACACTGAAAATCCCTCAGCCACGGTTAAAATCAACTTGACGGGTATTAGTATTGGAGACGGATTTTGCAACCCTGGTGAA ATGGTTCAAGCGTATGCGGAGTATTTAAATCAAATTGGGCTTATTGACTCGAAGCAGGCACTGTACTTTGCCATGCAAGCAGATTTAGCTGCTAGTCATATCAAAAATGGTGATTATCATACCGCCTTTGAT atttTTGACTTTTTGATGAATGGCGATATTTATCCCTATTCAACGTATTTGGCTAACATAACCGGTGGCATCAACTATGATAACTACTTAGAAACATTA GCTCCTGCTGATATGGGATACTATTGGAAGTATGTGAATCTTGATACAACGCGACTTGCCATTCACGTAGGAAATCAGACATTTGATGGGGGTGTCATGTGTGAGAAAATGCTCATCAAC gACGTCATGGCAAGCAACGTTCCTTGGATAGAGACAGTATTCAGCAGCTACAAG ACTCTCTTGTATAATGGGCAATTGGATATTATTGTTGCTGCGCCGCTGACGACTCGTTTTCTTGGTCACTTGGAATGGAATGGGCGCAATGCGTTTGACGTGGCTCCGCGGAGTGTTTGGCACAGCGGGAACGATGTGGCTGGTTACGCCAAGACGGTGAACGTCACTGGACAGCCACTTTTTCATCAC GTAATTTTGCGCAATGCTGGTCACATCGTTCCTCATGATCAACCGGAGTGGGCTCTTGACATGCTGACAAGATTCATAGAAGAAAAACCATACAATTGA